The Ornithorhynchus anatinus isolate Pmale09 chromosome 16, mOrnAna1.pri.v4, whole genome shotgun sequence genome contains the following window.
CTTGACTGATGGAGAGGCACCTCAGGCACGTGTGTCCTCGCTGCACCATGATGAGCACCCCCAGAGCCAGCCCCGGCTGAATGAGGGGCGTGCCAAGTGTTCCCGGAGGGCAAGGgttctcattccctctccccacctccccggcccctgcaCAGGAGGGGGTAGCCACCaaatgagaagaagcatgactaACGgataatcagaaggacccgggttctaattcagactccgccacttgtctgctttgtgatcttgggcaagtcacttcacgtctctgtgcctcggttccctcacttgtaaaatgggcattaagactatgaggcccagctgggacagggactctgattaGCTTTACCTAcagccaatctgattagttttacCTACCCTTAgaccagtgcatggcacatagtgagcgcttactactactaaacacacacacacacacacccctagggTGACAGCGCCCCCTGCTGCTGGCCGGAGGCAGTGCGGCCACTCAGGCTCAGGATGGCCCGTCCCTCTCCGCCCTTGCAGCTCCTCCATCCCCCCGGAATCccgttccctcccctccacgCTGTGtctcaggaggcagagaggccctTAGGGACCGCTGGGGTCGGGGCTAggcttgggggaagaggaggagaggggatgggacaggacatttgttaacgaaatgtacattccaagcgctttgtacagggctctgcacacagtaagcgctcaataaatacgattgaatgaatgaatgaatgagtctctcgTCCCTGGGGACCAGAACCATCATCCCCATCCCAGTCAGCAGGGGCTCCGACTTGAAGTGTGCCAGGGCCTCCAGGCCTGCACAAAGGCCAGAAAGGGGAACCCAGGCCTGGATGTGGAGAGCAGGAAGTTTCTCCTCAGGACCCCAGGAGGATGTCTaggttgacttctctgtacctcagttttctcatctgtaaaatggtgattaagactgggactcccatgtgggacagagattgagtccaacctgattatcttgtatctacccccagtgcgtagtacagtgctgggcacatagtaagcacttaataaaaaccatttaaaaaattttaaaaacctcAAAAAGTCttgatcatcagctttaaggcactcaatcagcaaaccccctcctaccctatcttggccgatctcctactacaatccaacccatacgtttcgttcctctaacgccaatctactAACCACCTCAAACTCTTCTTTCTCACCAtggaccctggcccatgtcctccctccggcctggagctccctcccttcaCAACAGATCACTGTtccccccatcctcaaagccctactaaaagcatatctcctccaatagaccttccctgactaacctctttctcccaccctactctttctcccctctgcatcacctatgcacttgggcctgTATCCCTTAAGGACTCTGATAACTCCTAGCCCACTTAAgtacctatctttatactctgccctgttccccatctgcaatttattttaacatctgtctccccttgagGGCatcgattgtgtctaccaactactgcACCGTACTTTGCCAAAAGCCTAGTACAGGGTTTTgcgcaccataagtgctcaataaatactaatgaaggaTTGTCTGGTTGATGGATCAGGACGAGGAAGGTGCAGGGTGTGCTTAACTCTTTTTATTGTCACAAACATTTAACATGTAAAAGGAATGTAAAACTTGAAACTTACAGAGACCCTGGGTGGGTTTCCTCCAAGTCGGGCCAAAAGTGCTACAGGCCTTCTGGGGTGGGATCATCCTACCTCCCCCTGCTGGGGCCACCGTCCCCCAGATCCCAATCTGGGAAGCCTTGGGGCTCCTCCAAATTGGGATAAACAAATCTATTGGGGGGGCAGCcgggagaagggggcaaggaaGTGTGTTGTGGCTGTGGGAGAAattgagaggggaggtggggggaggagccgACCCTAGATTTCTGAGAGCCTCGCCTCACGCTCgggctgcccctccccttctGAGAGGAAGGCTGATGGCATCAGAGATCTCTGAAGCCCCATAGTCTTGGATTTGGGTAATGGAAACTGGGAAATTATTTCCTCTGGGTGGCAAGCCTAGTAGACAGGCCGCCATGTGTAACCTGACTTGGAGGACACACCTTTAGGGTCAATGTTAAAAGATTCACAGAAGGCCCTTGGGCCTGAACAAAGAGCAACAGTGGGATgaagcaggggcttgggggtgaGCCACAAAAGGACACAAGAAACAGTTGGAGTCGACCCCCACAAAGGGTACACGAAACTGCTCTCAGAGGCACTTGGGGGTAGCTGAGCTAGCTCCCTACAGGGAGGCCGGGTCCGGCACCGCCCGCTGCAAGGAGACCGGATCCAGAGCTGTCCACTGCAGAGGTCAGATCCAGCACCGCCCGCTTAAGGGAGAACGGGTCCGGTGCCGTCCGCTGCAGTGAGGTCTGATCCGGTACCACCTGCTACAGGGAGACTAGGTCCGGAGCTATCTGTTGCAGAGAGATCGGGTTTGGCACCAGCCGGCCGGATCCGGAACCGCCCACTTCAGGAAGGCCTGATCTGGTGCCATCTGGTGCCACCTACTGCGGGGAGATGGGATCCGGAGCCATCCGTGGCAGGACGGGGTTCGGTACCATCCGGGTTGGGTTCGGCACCGCCCGCCGCAGGGAGGCCTTATCCGGTACTACCTGCTGAACGGAGACCGGGTCCGGAGCCTTCGGTTGCAGGGAGATCGGGTTCGGTACCATCCAGGCTGAATCTGGCACCGCCTGCTGCAGGGAGGACTGATCCAGGGTCATCCGCTGCAGGGAGACCTGGTTAGGCGGCATCCGCTGCAGGGAGGCTGGATCCAGGACTGCTTGCTTCAAGGAGGCCCGATCCAGAGCCATCCGCTGCAGGGAGGATGGGTCCAGCGCCAGCCGCCGCAGAGAAGCCGGGTCCAGTGCCACCCACTGCAGGGAGGCCGCATCCAGCTGCAGGGAGGCTGGATCTGGCACCGCCCCGTCGAGGGAGGCCAAGTCCAGCACCACCTGCTTCAGGGAGGCTGGATCTGGCGCCGCCCGATTGACGGAGGCCAGTCGCAGTGCCACCCGCTGCAAGGAGGCTACCTCCGACTGCAGGGAGGCCACGTCCGGCTGCAGGGAGGCCTGGTCCGGCTGCAGGGAGGCCTGGACCGGCTGCAGGGAGGCCTTAATCTGGTTGCTCATCTTCACCAGATTCTCCAGATGACAGACTAAGTTGAAAGCTGACTGATGACACGACATGGACCCAAGAGGCAAGTGGGATTGGAaggatggtggggtggggtgttggGGAGCAGCCAGACTGGCAtggggtgagggctgggctgcTCCATGGTTGACACAGTAGAATGAGGACAGCTCAAGGGGCCTGGGGTGGAGGGACTGGAGGCCGGGTGGATTCAGGCCAGAGGCTCCCCTTTCCCCAGATAACCTCACCCTCTCCTCACACCCTGCACCCAGATGCCCTCCCGGGTCCTCCTTGGGGGCCGGCCCGCCCAGGGGCCCCACCGGCCAGTGAGAGGACTGACTGCGTGGGTAGAAGGAGAGGCCCGGGAGGCCCGGTTTGCCTCCCAAACCAGCGTCCGTACTCTCCGGAGAGCTGGGCAGACTGGGATTGGCACTTGCCCCTTGGTGGGAACTAACCCCGTGAGAGGGCGGCCCCAGGTCCGAGTCGCCCCCTTCTCGGACGTCATTTCTTAGCTGCTCCTCCAAGGCGCTCGCCTGGGGGTCTCTGGGGCCTGACTCCTCCGAGGGTGCGGGCTGCCCTGTGCCAGGGGCCTCGGGAGGAAGGGGCTCGGAGGTCTTGCCTGCCACAGGACTCTTGAGCCTCTTGCGAGGAGGCGAGTAACACTTCATCTCCGTCTGCTCCTCGACAGTGACCATATCGGGTGTCATCTCTGGGGTGTCGGCTGGGGGGCTGGTGGTCCCGGGCTCATTGAGTGGAGATTTGGGGAGGATCAGACCCAACAGCAAGCTGTAGTTCATGGCTTCCAGCACTGGGGATGCAAAgccagaagaagagaaaaggccaAAGGAGATACAGTTTGCAGAAACCTGGCTCTGGGGCCCCTCTGGCATGTGAGCAGGGCTGGGGCGCCCCTGGTGCAGGGCGATTTGCATTCAACATACAGAAGAACATTCCGAAAGCTAGGGCACAAACTGTGGAACAGGTAGtcaaggaagggtggggaggaatcTTCTTCCCTGGAGGTATTTTGGAAGCAGGATTCTAATCAGGCTGGAATAGGGGAGGGTAGCCCTGCCTGGGGACAGAGGGATGGACAAAATGACCTCCTGATCTCCTCTCAGCTCAAGGAGTCCAGCAGTTTAAccaaaggaaagagcctgggtctaggAGACAAGagccttgggttctagtcccagttctaccactggcctgtcggtggacctggagcaagtcacttaacctctctgggcctccaattTCTCAGCTGTCAAATCCCAGGGATGGGATGAGAAATAGATAAATTAGGTGAGAGCTTTGAGAAAAAACAAAAGTCAAAGCTCTATTCAAGGTCCATTATTGTCTCTGCTTTATAGGTAGGGAAATCAAGACCCAGACAGGGGGAGAAATTTATCCAGGGCAGCGAAGTTGGCACTGAAGCCTGAATTTGTCCCTTGGAGACCAGAGCTCCACCCACACTCGCCTTGCCACCTCCTAAATAGACAGGGGCCTGGAGGGTTTCAGCCAGAAACTCTTCCTCCCCAGGGAGTTTCTGATTACATTTTCCCAGCCCCCAATTCttctctgcctctggccctgCCCAATTTGACCAATTAGGGAGCGAGGAGAGAAGGGCCCAGAGACCCTGGGGGACCTCCTTCCTATTCAACCGTTTCATTGACAGATGAAAATGAGCAATTTCAGCTCAGGAAGGTCACCTCAGTCACTGGGGGTCTATGATGAAGCATTCGGCCAATTCCCATCTGCTTACCCAGAGAGAAGCAtttgggggcgaggggtggggaataataataataataatgatggaataaaAACAGAACCAAAGGAACCAGGGCTGCCGCTGAGTGCCTCTCCCAAGCTAGAATGGGGACAACTAAATTGGGTGTCTGCAGGTTGTTTGAGCAAGGGTTTTATTTCCCCAAGCTTGCTCGGCCTGATTCGCCTCTTACTTCAGTCGAGGACAAGTCAGGGACGAGGCTCCCCAGGCCCTGCTCgtcctgcttcccccaccccctcgagGTGAAGCTGTGGGTCAAGTCCCCCCAGGGCTGAGTTCAAACTCAGACAGGAGCAGATCTGGCCTTCCAGCTGTGATACATCCCTCGGGATCCCGTGAGGAGGGGCTAGCTGGGAACAAGGCTGGCCGGGCCTCCGACCAGAGTCAGAGGGAAAGCCACAGCACCTGCGCCCTCCCCTAGTGTCCAGAGTCCCAAGACCAGATCTCGCGACCCCCGTGCCCTTTGGCAGGGAGAACGAAACCAGGTGctagctgggggaggagaggcccaCCCAGCCAGGCTCTCCCCACTGCCACCCTAGTCACCTGCAGAATTTCTGATCTTGAAATCCTCATTCGTTGCAGGGTGCCCCACCACCCCCAGGGGACAACCCACAGGAGTTGGGAGTGAAGACCCTCTGAATGCCTACCTGGGCCACGCAGTGGGTAGAGCTTGAAGGGCACTTGCTGGGAGGCAGGAAGTGGCATAATGTACATATCCAGCTCCTCGCTGTCGACCACGCCGAAGCACTGCTTTTCACTCAGGAAGGAGTAGAGCAGTCTGCCATACTTGAAGCTGTGGGACCCTTGTGGGGCGATGCGGACTAGACAGATGTTCTggcccaagaggaggaggaagatggggaggaggaggaaaagagtagAAGTAGTAAGAGGAAGAATTGAGTTAGCATAGGGGACTGTGGTAGAAACATCTGAAGACTGAAGCATCACCTTTTGGGACCAAATCTGGGGGCCGAGGGCATTAGCTCACGTGCAGACCTTGCTCCCTTCAAGTTTGGAGAGAGGAATGGCAGCACCCTTAGCCTAACTCCtgccgcccgccccccacccccaacacacacacacacacacacacacacacacacacacacacacacacacacacacattccccgcaAACTTGAGcctgcagaaagggagaaaagggcccTCTCAAGCACAGAGGAGACCTGCAGCCTGAGAAGCGCTTGTGAGCCTGGGATTCACTGGGGACCgtgaatgaggagagagagggacggaGAAAGGGTAGAGCTGAGACGGGCAGCAGGGAGAAGCCGAGAGGGACAAATACTGAggtgatgggggggaggagacagaactCCAGAGAGGAGCATTAAGTGGGTAAATAGCATTGTCTCACTCAGCTCAACCTTTCAGATCGAACTGGCTACAGGGGCCCTGAGGGGAAAGGAAGTGAGACAAGAGCTTGAGGAAGCAagacttgggaagcagcttggtttagtagaaagaataCGGTCTTGGTAGTcagcggacatgggttctaatcccaacttctccacttgtctgctgtgtgactttgggcaagtcacttcacttctctgagcctcagtgacctcatctgtaaaatgggaattaagatcgtgagccccaagtggtacaacttgattaccttgtatcacccccagcatttagaacagtgctttgcacgtagtaagcacttaacaaaaaccatcatcatcattattattattattaagactggagCATAACAACGATGACTTAAGGAGGGAAATCCTGAGatcccctcctgccctcaggagcccTGAGTGATAAGCAAGCCCCTTGGTTTCCCACCACCTGGAGGATCCCGGGACCCCGGTTCCCCAACCCCCTCAGTTCCCAGCCCGGGGAGCATCCACACTCCTTCACATCAGCCCAGGGGCGATGGGAGAGCCTCAGTGCCTAAGGCTCTTTCCGTGATACCTGGGCTTCTGTCGGCCAGATCCTGTCCAAGTTCTCCCACGCCACCTTGGGGAGGATGAAGCCGGAGGACCGGACAACTGCTGGAAGTTTCTGCGGGAGaacaaggggcagaggggagcaggCGAGTGGAACCCATTCGTGTCAATGTGATGTTCTGGAAAGAGGCTGAGATGAGGGAGTAGTCATCCTTCAGCCCTTTTTCCTAGGCTGGGCATGGTGGAAGGTGGGGGATAGGGAGTGGGAGGGTTTGGCCTGGCACATCACGGGAGAAATCCGGACCTTGGGTTGGGGAGGGCTCAATTTGGTAGAGGCAAAAGAGGTGAGGGATTCATTCTCAGCAAGCCCAGAGGCAAGGACAGTGCAGGAGATGATGACTTGGGACCCAAAGGAGAGCTGCACGGCCGCAGATGGGGAGGGAAGCACCTGGTGGCCCAATGCTTTCCTATGCCTCCCGCCCGAGGATGGAAAGTAAGAGAGAAGGCTGCAGAGGGGGACCGGGAGGAGGttacctcccctcccctactctgCTCCGCTTGTTGCTCCATCCTGGCTAGCCAGGAAAACCAGGACATTAGGAAGAGAGGCTTCCGGAAGGCCCCGGCATCCTCCCAGCCCATGCCCCAGGAAGCACATCCCAGCCCctatgtaatcatcatcatcatcaaaataatgatatttgttaagcactgttgtacACCCCCAACACCAAGGGCATTTTCCCATTTGTGGATTAGCCACGGCAGATTTCTAAGCCCCCACTTGCCTCCCTCCATAAGATTCAACTGCTCCCTCTTCTAGGCTTCCCAAGCCAGGGGGACCACAGAACCTAATATGGCCCGAGGCCCCACCCCGTCCGCGGCACGGCCCCTTGCCCCTAACGGGGCTGAAACAGGGTTGGCGGGATATCTTCGACCAGCCCAATCCAAACCTGAAATATAACCCAGGCAGGAATCAGTACGGGCTCAggtcggggatggggaggaagagaagagacagaCACCTGGGTGATGTGGCAGGAGCGCTGCCAGATTGGGAAGGGCTGCTGGGCCTCCTTTCCAGGCCCAGGCACCAgaccggagggggcggggacaaTAACGACTGCCCGAGGGCCGTCAGTGTTCTCCGCCTGGCCGGTGGGCCCCAGCTCGGCCGCAGGCCcggagcgaggagaggtaggagagatcCTTACCTGAATTAACTGGCTGCCGGACCCAGAGACGAGATAGATTTTGGCCCCAAACTGCTCAATGCAGAACATCTTGAAGGCTCCCTCCCACAAGGTCGTCCACTGGGGCAGCTTCGGCTTCAGCCCACCGGGCTCATTCCCCGGGGCAGCCGAGGGCTCGAGGCTGAGGCAGAAGACCATTCAGCTCCTTCTGCCAGGCAACCCCCTGTATGCTCTTCCCTCCAActccttcctgcccacagtggcttaGGGTGAGAGGTGGGGGTCGTTGCGTAAGGGGCCCTTTTGTGAGGGAAGATTTTTATGGTCACTCCCACGGATGCAGCTATGAATTAATAACCCACACTGGCCTCGTACCCACTGTGACCGTCAGGCTGGGTGCCCTGGCAAACATACAACTCTTTACGTCCCTAGAGACTCCCCAGAATCTCAAAGCACCCTTAACCGCAAACTCCCATTTAGGGGAGATGCATATCCCCTCAAGGGCTGCTAGGGGAATCCAGGGAAGAGTCAGTACCAGCCTCCCTCTGGTCAGCATCAGAGCTCAGCATGGACCTCATCAGTCAGTCCAAGCCATTTTCTGCGGGGATGAgggctaccgtgtgcagagtactctaccaaGGGCATGGGGTCCCCAGCCTTATAGTCAATGACCTCTAGGAGACAATGCTGCCTGAACCTTAATGCCAGTCAAATGAGGCCTAagtcccctcctgctccctcctcagACCTGTCTGGGGGCTCAGTCCGTTGGCCTTGGTCTGTCTTGGTGGGCTCGGCGTCCGGGGGGCCTACTTGGGCCAGCTGGTCGGTGATGGTGCTCTTGGAGGTGTTAACTGTATTCGGCCTCGAGGGTGGGATCATTTGGGGGGGGTTAAAGCCCCTCTCCCCACGAGGGGCTTGCCATCCTGTAAAGACAGCAGACATACAGCCGGGTCCACTCATTGGACagaggaattttattttttttcaagggCAGGGAGCCCAGACTCAGCCAGAGTCTGGGGGCTAGGACAGTTGTGCGCGTGCTGCCCGTGGACCTGCAGCagactcagttctctcctccttccttctcttcctcctcctcctcgccagcGCCCACATCTATCATGCGTTCTTCAGGACACTAAAAGGGCAAGGAACAGGGCTCTGGGAGGTGTTCAAGCTTACTGCAAGGGCAACACCGGGGTCGACTCTCCTGGGCTTAACGACAAACTGCTGGGCTTCGCATCCTCGCCGCCCACACCCGATAGCGAAGGCAGGACTGGGGCAGCATCTGGAGAGCAATGGGTGATGGGGACTGGGCCAGGCGAGGGCTGCATTCTGGGATCCACAGCTCCGTTCAGCCCTCCCTACTCCTCTACAGCATCCCTCTCCTGGAATCCTACCTGTGCAGATGCGGCAGCTGGGATCTAGAAAGTGTTTCTCGTGCTGTTCAGTTCTGTCTCCTTGTAGGACCGGCTGGGGGCGGAGCTTGCGATCTACATACACCACGGGCTCCTGTGGGTGGGTGGTAGGGAAGGACAAGGAGGTCAGCTGCCGGCAGTTACGTCTGATGAGGCGGGGAGGGTTTCTCCAGCTCATctacctagaccgtaagctcgctgtgggcagggaatgtgtctaccagctcagttgtgcttagcacagtgctctgcacacagtaagtgatcaataaataccactgactgatttatccTTCCCTTCGTCCCTGacctccactcctccccagccGTAGAGTTGCTGGACTTGGCACGTGCAGCGAGAGTCTCTTACTCACCGATAGGTGCTCCAGGGTCAGATCCTGGTCATTGTCTGATTGGATCTCTATCTCCCCTTTGTGGGTAATTTTGGTGATCCGTCGAATGGGGGCCTCCCGTTGCTCCTTTTCTATGATTTCCAGGtcctgaaaggaaaagaaagggttgCACCCTGCCGGCCCCCAGGGCCCATCTGTTGCCCACAGCCTTGGTTGTTGGCTGTTCACTGGGGACACCACCATCACCAACACCAACAATATTAAAATGACCTTGAATCTGttcagcacttttatttttcccaagcgctttgacaTCATTTAGCCCATTCTGGCCCCCTGACATGACTGGGAGTTAGGGAGAAGCaggtattctccccattttctggatgaggaaaccgaggcccagggaatgcCTTGTCCGAGGctgcccagcaggccaggggcagggctggCAATGGGACGTGGATCCTCCGGCTGCCAGACCTTTGCTCGGTCTCCTGATCCACGATGCCTTGTCCACCCACAGTGCCCGGCTAACACTCGGCTGTAGCCCAATCTCTCTGCAGGATTTAAAAGGAGGCTGCACACCTCTAACACCCACAGCCGGCCCGGCAGGTTTCGGGATAAATCGGCTGAGAAGACGGTCCCCTGCTAAGGGGAGACCCAGGGAATGATGTGTCAGAGGCCAGAGACCACGGAGTTGGAAAACAGACGTGACCAAGGCGGCTGGCTgcattttccttttcattaaaGTGCTTTCTTGCCTGCAGCCCGATTTCTTTGAAGGTACCGTCTTTATTCTTCCTGGGCCTGAGAGCCCAAGGTACCATGCAAGGCTGACTGATTAAGCCTACAAAGTCAGGAACGCAGCCAAGAAAAGACCTAGGACTCCTGACCGCCAGTCCCATTCGCCTTCTTGTGAAAAAGGCCAGAACCCTCTC
Protein-coding sequences here:
- the SPOCD1 gene encoding SPOC domain-containing protein 1 isoform X8, whose translation is MSSGQAGAPKKGRGPSADPGREEGPTGRPSASDGAVGAKGRAASGRSRGREGGRESLGERAAEAGKSSLPGTAFPGELSAAGRMAEDLRGASDGKRTETIEMETCLTVVRPQDKRKGQNAEPAAVGTEKKTEFLEKLHFVLHDALFETCSKKLKAKSEKDSSETVEESSQTEGPPAVEGSQNEEISRGPSQTDAAQGDPPANMRGFEDRMDFPDSLSDLCEQGVFSRFAIVEDEPLASASNLPEGRKETERPERQQLASIRAEDGEEKSGKALASMKTKASKKRSEERSKKEEEGSGTREETESANDLNQSFGDLDCDVDNLFSPGPFLDNYLFSEKDAEEERHQSISDADKAAEEGRKKSRGRKDLAEDKKESEVTPSDPREKRKPSKPLKAPNPAKKPKSSVKPPTKPKKKNNSHPQKENSNPTTTSDHMGEKVRMTVQESLSRVLVKRKEEAPDLTMSEEAVADIATNIEVALFNLGHNTGNHYKNKYRSLFFNLNDKKNKDLFHQVIQGEITPEDLVRKSVTELASQELTEWRNQKMKHDLEIIEKEQREAPIRRITKITHKGEIEIQSDNDQDLTLEHLSEPVVYVDRKLRPQPVLQGDRTEQHEKHFLDPSCRICTGWQAPRGERGFNPPQMIPPSRPNTVNTSKSTITDQLAQVGPPDAEPTKTDQGQRTEPPDSLEPSAAPGNEPGGLKPKLPQWTTLWEGAFKMFCIEQFGAKIYLVSGSGSQLIQKLPAVVRSSGFILPKVAWENLDRIWPTEAQNICLVRIAPQGSHSFKYGRLLYSFLSEKQCFGVVDSEELDMYIMPLPASQQVPFKLYPLRGPVLEAMNYSLLLGLILPKSPLNEPGTTSPPADTPEMTPDMVTVEEQTEMKCYSPPRKRLKSPVAGKTSEPLPPEAPGTGQPAPSEESGPRDPQASALEEQLRNDVREGGDSDLGPPSHGVSSHQGASANPSLPSSPESTDAGLGGKPGLPGLSFYPRSQSSHWPVGPLGGPAPKEDPGGHLGAGCEERVRLSGERGASGLNPPGLQSLHPRPLELSSFYCVNHGAAQPSPHASLAAPQHPTPPSFQSHLPLGSMSCHQSAFNLVCHLENLVKMSNQIKASLQPVQASLQPDQASLQPDVASLQSEVASLQRVALRLASVNRAAPDPASLKQVVLDLASLDGAVPDPASLQLDAASLQWVALDPASLRRLALDPSSLQRMALDRASLKQAVLDPASLQRMPPNQVSLQRMTLDQSSLQQAVPDSAWMVPNPISLQPKAPDPVSVQQVVPDKASLRRAVPNPTRMVPNPVLPRMAPDPISPQ
- the SPOCD1 gene encoding SPOC domain-containing protein 1 isoform X5, encoding MSSGQAGAPKKGRGPSADPGREEGPTGRPSASDGAVGAKGRAASGRSRGREGGRESLGERAAEAGKSSLPGTAFPGELSAAGRMAEDLRGASDGKRTETIEMETCLTVVRPQDKRKGQNAEPAAVGTEKKTEFLEKLHFVLHDALFETCSKKLKAKSEKDSSETVEESSQTEGPPAVEGSQNEEISRGPSQTDAAQGDPPANMRGFEDRMDFPDSLSDLCEQGVFSRFAIVEDEPLASASNLPEGRKETERPERQQLASIRAEDGEEKSGKALASMKTKASKKRSEERSKKEEEGSGTREETESANDLNQSFGDLDCDVDNLFSPGPFLDNYLFSEKDAEEERHQSISDADKVCTSFLNQDFCKSSLELEKSGVPQDPLKDHLWTPLKDLHYSSLQNLSPEAPKKILVRQLVYKDRKLSTVMSPGTNFEEYHGNSRSLLDIAGDLDYMESVEGADGLEASGSEGQERKEWSKGIKDLPKTGQSLGPPAPDLTAARPSAQTKTPMRGRAAGSSFPDPESNEPKPKLGKKQTKRACPPRRQVRERQANSWKENAKETPDAAGGTSSKGAAEEGRKKSRGRKDLAEDKKESEVTPSDPREKRKPSKPLKAPNPAKKPKSSVKPPTKPKKKNNSHPQKENSNPTTTSDHMGEKVRMTVQESLSRVLVKRKEEAPDLTMSEEAVADIATNIEVALFNLGHNTGNHYKNKYRSLFFNLNDKKNKDLFHQVIQGEITPEDLVRKSVTELASQELTEWRNQKMKHDLEIIEKEQREAPIRRITKITHKGEIEIQSDNDQDLTLEHLSEPVVYVDRKLRPQPVLQGDRTEQHEKHFLDPSCRICTGWQAPRGERGFNPPQMIPPSRPNTVNTSKSTITDQLAQVGPPDAEPTKTDQGQRTEPPDSLEPSAAPGNEPGGLKPKLPQWTTLWEGAFKMFCIEQFGAKIYLVSGSGSQLIQKLPAVVRSSGFILPKVAWENLDRIWPTEAQNICLVRIAPQGSHSFKYGRLLYSFLSEKQCFGVVDSEELDMYIMPLPASQQVPFKLYPLRGPVLEAMNYSLLLGLILPKSPLNEPGTTSPPADTPEMTPDMVTVEEQTEMKCYSPPRKRLKSPVAGKTSEPLPPEAPGTGQPAPSEESGPRDPQASALEEQLRNDVREGGDSDLGPPSHGVSSHQGASANPSLPSSPESTDAGLGGKPGLPGLSFYPRSQSSHWPVGPLGGPAPKEDPGGHLGAGCEERVRLSGERGASGLNPPGLQSLHPRPLELSSFYCVNHGAAQPSPHASLAAPQHPTPPSFQSHLPLGSMSCHQSAFNLVCHLENLVKMSNQIKASLQPVQASLQPDQASLQPDVASLQSEVASLQRVALRLASVNRAAPDPASLKQVVLDLASLDGAVPDPASLQLDAASLQWVALDPASLRRLALDPSSLQRMALDRASLKQAVLDPASLQRMPPNQVSLQRMTLDQSSLQQAVPDSAWMVPNPISLQPKAPDPVSVQQVVPDKASLRRAVPNPTRMVPNPVLPRMAPDPISPQ